A region of Dermochelys coriacea isolate rDerCor1 chromosome 1, rDerCor1.pri.v4, whole genome shotgun sequence DNA encodes the following proteins:
- the GYG2 gene encoding glycogenin-2, whose product MAVTDQAFVTLVTDDDYCQGALVLGQSLRNHMTSRKLAVLITPQVSSVMRAVLCSVFDEVIEVDAIDSADSMHLALLERPELGVTFTKLHCWTLTQYSKCVFMDADTLVLCNIDELFEREELSAAPDSGWPDCFNSGVFVFRPSVETYNHLLQFATEHGSFDGGDQGLLNSFFSNWATTDIGKHLPFIYNLSSSAIYTYVPAFKHFGRDAKVVHFLGPAKPWHYKYNPQTRTVVQDDSTSGSQHQFSFLVLWWKIYYANILPLLEKLPEAEDTESQGQKHIFSGDEIRPKNENPLINSLQIPVFPEQTFEMDITTCPPEEFDTKTPPVPQVEQPSSEVSLPEPDQPLEQLAFHPASQQTLELDEPTHLISELFTPLKPEESNAEDERKKWEEGRMDYMGKDAFEHIKKKLDAFLKST is encoded by the exons ATGGCTG TAACAGATCAGGCATTTGTGACCCTTGTAACTGATGATGATTATTGCCAAGGAGCTCTGGTTCTTGGGCAGTCCTTGAGGAATCACATGACCTCTAGAAAGCTGGCTGTACTAATTACACCACAGGTCTCCAGTGTGATGAG GGCTGTCCTCTGCAGTGTGTTTGATGAAGTGATTGAAGTGGATGCAATTGACAGTGCTGACTCAATGCACTTGGCTCTGCTGGAGAGGCCAGAGCTGGGTGTAACCTTCACCAAACTTCACTGTTGGACTCTCACTCAATATAGCAAATGTGTCTTTATGGATGCAGACACTTTG gTGTTATGTAACATTGATGAACTGTTTGAACGGGAAGAGCTTTCAGCAGCTCCTGATTCTGGATGGCCAGATTGCTTTAATAGTGGTGTATTTGTCTTTCGACCTTCTGTAGAAACTTATAACCATCTGCTGCAATTTGCTACTGAACATGGCAGCTTTGATG GTGGTGATCAAGGCTTATTAAATAGTTTCTTCAGTAACTGGGCAACAACAGATATTGGCAAACATTTACCGTTTATCTACAATTTAAGCAGTAGTGCTATCTACACATATGTTCCTGCTTTCAAACA TTTTGGCAGAGATGCAAAGGTAGTTCATTTTTTGGGGCCAGCAAAGCCCTGGCACTACAAGTACAACCCTCAAACAAGAACAGTTGTGCAGGATGACTCCACCTCAGGATCTCAGCATCAGTTCTCATTTCTTGTACTCTGGTGGAAGATATACTATGCTAACATATTGCCTTTGTTAGAAAAACTTCCAGAGGCGGAAGACACAGAAtcccagggacaaaag caCATTTTCAGTGGAGATGAAATTAGACCAAAAAATGAGAATCCTCTTATCAATTCTCTGCAAATCCCTGTGTTTCCAGAACAGACATTTGAAATGGACATCACTACTTGTCCACCGGAAGAGTTTGATACTAAAACA CCACCTGTACCTCAAGTTGAACAACCTAGTTCTGAAGTCAGTCTCCCTGAGCCAGACCAGCCATTAGAACAGCTTGCCTTTCATCCTGCCTCTCAGCAAACCTTGGAACTG GATGAGCCTACCCATCTTATTTCTGAGCTGTTCACTCCGCTCAAACCAGAAGAGTCAAATGCAGAAGATGAACGGAAGAAGTGGGAGGAAGGCCGCATGGACTACATGGGGAAGGATGCTTTTGaacatattaaaaagaaattggaTGCATTTTTAAAGTCGACTTAA